A single window of Oceanococcus atlanticus DNA harbors:
- a CDS encoding site-specific DNA-methyltransferase gives MDKLKMHSRDLTLENIAKIGELYPGCVTEGRDGETGRTRLVVDFERLKQELSDHIVDGDPERYRIDWPGKKEALVVANGPIAKTLRPSIPESEDFHNTKNLFIEGDNLEALKLLRETYLGKIRAIYIDPPYNTGSDFVYDDDFDQGSSEYLMKTLQKDDLGNRFLANLDSGGKFHSDWLSMMYPRLRVARSLLSRDGMIFISIDDNEVAPLRLICDEIFGKQNFIECFVWKKSYGGGPKEKYAVTQHEYVLMYAKSKEEFLPFSLPYDPKKVERYYKGKDEHFSIRGPYRLKPLEATKSMDARPNLVYDIQLADGEVVRPQRQWLWSKQRVEEGLKNNHVIVVRNNDRVTLNYKQYLRDEDGVERGEKAFSVIDEIYTQHGTADLSKHFPDQVLVQFPKPVLLIQRLIQIATSNSPDAIILDFFAGSGTTAEACFRLPENVRKHVKFILVQIPEETPEASPARKAGFANISQIAKERIRRSGREIAKSEAKGDFGFRVLKVDSSNMKDVFYQPDASNQQDLLEAVENVKEGRSAEDLLFQVLVDWGVDLTLPIRSETVQGKSVFFVDDNALVACFDSGVSEELVKELARHEPLRVVFRDNGFASDAVKINVEQIFRQLSPSTEVKSI, from the coding sequence ATGGACAAGTTGAAAATGCACAGCCGGGATTTGACCTTAGAAAATATCGCAAAAATTGGCGAGTTGTATCCAGGTTGTGTCACAGAAGGTCGTGACGGCGAAACAGGTCGCACTCGCCTAGTCGTAGATTTTGAACGGCTAAAACAGGAGCTGAGCGACCATATCGTGGATGGCGACCCGGAACGCTATCGAATTGACTGGCCTGGAAAGAAAGAAGCGCTTGTCGTTGCCAATGGTCCCATTGCGAAAACATTGCGCCCATCAATTCCAGAAAGCGAGGACTTTCACAATACGAAAAACTTATTCATTGAAGGCGACAACCTCGAAGCGCTAAAACTGCTTCGGGAGACCTATTTAGGGAAAATCAGGGCGATCTATATCGACCCACCATACAACACAGGGTCAGATTTTGTTTACGACGACGATTTTGATCAAGGATCGTCAGAGTACTTGATGAAGACTCTGCAAAAAGACGATTTAGGCAATCGATTCTTGGCCAATTTGGATTCGGGCGGCAAGTTTCATTCTGACTGGCTTTCCATGATGTATCCGAGACTCAGAGTAGCACGATCATTATTGTCCCGTGACGGAATGATTTTCATCAGTATCGACGATAATGAAGTTGCTCCATTGCGTCTCATCTGCGACGAAATTTTTGGAAAGCAAAACTTTATAGAATGCTTCGTATGGAAGAAAAGCTACGGCGGTGGACCCAAGGAAAAATATGCAGTAACACAGCACGAATACGTGTTGATGTATGCAAAGAGCAAAGAGGAATTTTTGCCTTTTTCTCTCCCCTATGATCCGAAAAAGGTCGAGAGATACTACAAAGGCAAGGACGAGCATTTTTCAATTCGTGGACCCTATCGACTAAAGCCACTCGAAGCGACTAAAAGCATGGACGCGCGCCCAAACTTAGTGTACGACATCCAGCTTGCGGACGGAGAAGTCGTAAGGCCCCAACGCCAATGGCTATGGAGCAAACAACGCGTAGAGGAAGGGTTGAAGAATAATCACGTTATTGTCGTTAGGAACAACGATCGCGTGACACTCAACTATAAGCAATATTTACGGGATGAGGATGGCGTCGAGCGTGGGGAAAAAGCATTCAGCGTGATTGATGAGATTTATACCCAACATGGAACAGCCGACCTTAGCAAGCACTTTCCGGATCAAGTTTTAGTTCAATTCCCAAAGCCGGTACTTCTGATCCAAAGACTTATCCAAATTGCGACCTCCAATTCTCCCGACGCAATTATTTTGGATTTTTTTGCAGGAAGCGGCACAACCGCAGAAGCCTGCTTCAGGCTTCCGGAGAATGTACGCAAACATGTCAAATTTATTCTCGTCCAGATCCCGGAGGAAACTCCTGAAGCATCTCCTGCGCGTAAGGCTGGATTTGCGAATATCTCGCAAATTGCAAAAGAACGTATTCGTAGATCTGGCAGAGAGATCGCGAAAAGTGAAGCCAAGGGCGACTTCGGATTCCGAGTTCTAAAAGTTGATTCTTCGAACATGAAAGATGTTTTCTACCAGCCCGACGCATCTAACCAGCAAGACCTTCTCGAAGCTGTAGAAAACGTCAAGGAGGGCCGTTCGGCTGAAGACCTTCTGTTCCAGGTGCTGGTTGATTGGGGCGTGGATCTCACGCTACCGATTCGCAGCGAGACGGTTCAAGGGAAATCGGTGTTCTTTGTTGACGACAATGCACTTGTCGCATGTTTCGATTCTGGCGTGTCTGAGGAACTGGTCAAGGAGCTCGCACGTCACGAGCCTTTACGTGTCGTATTCCGAGACAACGGCTTCGCTTCCGATGCCGTGAAGATCAATGTCGAGCAAATCTTCCGTCAGCTGTCGCCATCGACTGAAGTCAAATCCATCTGA
- a CDS encoding type III restriction-modification system endonuclease: protein MKLKFKVQPYQTNAVEAVVDCFAGQPKVDALSYRMDPGRQAQVSAFDEGFKNADLVLSEPQILENIQAVQRRQNLPLSSSHTEFTTFDKKGNTTPVPAGYKRDALAATRLHLDVEMETGTGKTYCYIKTIFEMNKLYGWSKFIIMVPSIAIREGVYKSLEITADHFTESYGKKARFFIYNSKRLHELESFSSDAGINVMVINIQAFASRGADNRRIYDELDDFQSRKPIDVIASNRPILILDEPQKMEGPAMLESLPKFKPLMILRYSATHRTQHNRIHRLDALDAYNQKLVKKIAVRGIQTRGLAGTNAYLYLESIEISKKAPVARIELEVKLKSGEIKRQLCRLEFQDNLYTKSGDLDQYREGFTISQIDANNDTVEFTNGIVLHAGEATGDVSEGDIRRIQIRETIKAHLDKEKQLFGRGIKVLSLFFIDEVAKYRDYDEADEKGEYARIFEEEYEQLKSEYLSELAIDNEAYRKHLADINAAKTHNGYFSIDKKTNRLKNPKVGARSVDSDDVDAYDLILKDKERLLSFTEPTRFIFSHSALREGWDNPNVFVMCMLKHSDNTISRRQEVGRGLRICVDQHGDRMDHPAVVHDINVLTVVASESYKDFVSGLQSEIVETLSSRPRQATEDYFAGKAMQTDQGEVEVTAAMAKQIYRYLLKNDYTDDADQIAQPYHDAKETGSLAELPEELKPYAEQVFQLIDSVFSEAQLPKVDDGRKPKMNPLNANFEKKEFLALWERINKKAVYRVDFDSDELIRKCVSALDKYLRVTKLQYTVYSGIQRDGLTHTQLEGGEAFDQTHSETEYGKSAHSRVKYDLIGKIADNAKLTRKTTASILSQIEAPVFGQFKDNPEHFIAEASRLINEQKAAMVIERLTYDETQDRYDTQIFTDNQTGQDFSRASARLKNHVYDYAITDSEIEKKFVQELDTSSEVVVYAKLPRGFLIPTPVGDYNPDWAISFKEGSVRHIYFVAETKGTMSSMKLRDIEHKKIECARKFFDELASHQANECIKYDVVTDYAKLMDLVA from the coding sequence ATGAAGCTCAAATTCAAGGTTCAGCCTTACCAGACCAATGCCGTCGAAGCTGTGGTGGATTGCTTCGCCGGCCAGCCGAAAGTCGATGCCCTGAGCTACCGCATGGACCCTGGTCGGCAGGCGCAGGTCAGCGCTTTTGATGAAGGGTTCAAAAATGCGGATCTGGTCCTGAGCGAGCCACAGATTCTGGAAAACATCCAGGCCGTGCAGCGCCGCCAGAATCTACCGTTGTCCAGCTCGCATACCGAGTTCACCACGTTTGATAAAAAGGGAAACACAACACCGGTTCCTGCAGGCTATAAACGGGACGCCCTCGCGGCAACGCGCCTGCACCTTGATGTGGAGATGGAAACTGGCACAGGCAAAACCTACTGCTACATCAAGACCATCTTCGAGATGAACAAGCTCTATGGCTGGTCCAAATTCATCATCATGGTGCCGTCAATCGCTATTCGGGAAGGCGTGTACAAATCACTGGAAATCACGGCGGACCACTTTACCGAGAGCTACGGCAAGAAAGCCCGCTTCTTCATTTACAACTCCAAGCGCCTACACGAGCTGGAGAGCTTCTCGTCCGACGCGGGCATCAACGTCATGGTCATCAACATCCAGGCGTTCGCGTCACGCGGGGCGGACAACCGGCGGATTTACGACGAGCTGGACGATTTTCAGTCGCGTAAGCCGATTGACGTCATAGCCTCCAACCGGCCTATCCTGATTCTTGATGAACCACAGAAGATGGAAGGGCCGGCAATGCTGGAATCCCTACCCAAGTTCAAGCCTCTGATGATTCTGCGGTACTCCGCGACCCACCGAACCCAGCACAACCGTATCCATCGCCTGGATGCCCTGGACGCCTACAACCAGAAGCTGGTCAAGAAAATCGCCGTGCGCGGAATTCAGACACGCGGCCTCGCGGGCACCAACGCCTACCTCTACCTGGAAAGCATCGAGATATCCAAGAAGGCACCCGTTGCCCGAATTGAGCTGGAGGTCAAACTCAAGTCAGGCGAAATCAAGCGTCAACTCTGCCGGCTGGAGTTTCAGGACAATCTCTACACGAAGTCCGGGGATCTGGATCAATACCGCGAAGGCTTCACCATCTCGCAGATCGATGCCAACAACGACACGGTGGAATTCACCAATGGCATTGTGCTGCATGCCGGTGAGGCGACCGGCGACGTCTCAGAGGGCGACATTCGACGCATCCAGATCCGCGAGACGATCAAGGCCCACCTGGACAAGGAAAAACAGCTCTTCGGCCGGGGCATCAAGGTGCTGTCCTTGTTCTTCATCGACGAAGTCGCCAAGTACCGCGACTACGACGAGGCCGACGAGAAAGGCGAATACGCCCGCATCTTTGAGGAAGAGTACGAGCAGCTGAAGTCGGAGTATCTCTCCGAACTCGCCATCGACAACGAGGCTTACCGCAAGCATCTCGCCGACATCAACGCCGCCAAGACGCACAACGGCTATTTCTCCATCGACAAGAAGACCAACCGCCTTAAAAACCCGAAGGTCGGTGCGCGTTCGGTGGATTCCGATGACGTGGATGCCTACGACCTCATCCTGAAAGACAAGGAGCGCCTGCTGTCCTTTACGGAACCGACCCGATTCATCTTTTCCCACAGCGCTCTGCGCGAGGGCTGGGACAATCCCAACGTGTTCGTGATGTGCATGCTCAAGCACAGCGACAACACCATCTCACGCCGTCAGGAAGTCGGCCGTGGGCTGCGCATCTGTGTTGATCAGCACGGTGACCGCATGGATCACCCTGCCGTGGTCCACGACATCAACGTGCTCACCGTTGTCGCCAGCGAAAGTTACAAGGATTTCGTTAGCGGCCTGCAGAGTGAAATCGTCGAAACGCTGTCTTCACGCCCGCGCCAGGCCACCGAGGACTACTTCGCCGGCAAGGCGATGCAAACCGACCAGGGCGAAGTGGAAGTCACGGCGGCCATGGCCAAGCAGATCTATCGCTATCTGCTGAAGAACGACTACACCGACGATGCCGACCAGATCGCCCAGCCTTACCACGACGCGAAGGAAACCGGATCACTGGCGGAGTTGCCGGAAGAACTCAAGCCCTATGCCGAGCAGGTCTTTCAGCTAATCGACAGCGTATTCAGCGAGGCACAGCTGCCGAAGGTCGATGATGGGCGCAAGCCAAAGATGAACCCGCTGAACGCCAACTTCGAGAAAAAAGAGTTCCTGGCCCTGTGGGAGCGCATTAACAAGAAGGCCGTGTACCGCGTCGATTTCGACTCCGACGAGCTGATTCGTAAATGCGTCTCCGCTCTGGACAAGTATCTGCGTGTCACCAAGCTGCAGTACACCGTCTACTCCGGCATCCAGCGTGATGGCCTCACTCACACTCAGTTGGAAGGAGGCGAGGCTTTCGACCAGACCCACTCCGAAACTGAATATGGCAAGTCGGCCCACTCGCGGGTGAAATACGACCTGATTGGGAAAATTGCCGACAACGCGAAACTGACGCGCAAGACTACAGCGAGCATCCTCAGCCAGATCGAAGCTCCGGTCTTTGGCCAGTTCAAAGACAATCCCGAACACTTCATCGCCGAAGCATCGCGGCTCATCAATGAGCAGAAAGCCGCCATGGTCATCGAACGCCTGACCTACGACGAAACCCAAGACCGCTACGACACCCAGATCTTCACCGATAACCAGACCGGCCAGGATTTCTCACGCGCGTCAGCAAGGCTCAAGAACCACGTCTACGACTACGCCATCACCGACTCAGAGATCGAAAAGAAATTCGTACAGGAACTGGACACCAGCAGCGAAGTCGTCGTCTACGCCAAACTTCCTCGAGGGTTCCTCATCCCCACACCCGTCGGCGACTACAACCCCGACTGGGCCATCTCCTTCAAGGAAGGCAGCGTGCGCCACATCTACTTCGTCGCAGAAACGAAGGGCACCATGTCATCCATGAAGTTGCGGGACATCGAGCACAAAAAAATCGAATGCGCCCGAAAATTCTTCGACGAGCTTGCGAGCCACCAGGCCAACGAATGCATTAAATATGACGTGGTCACCGACTATGCGAAGTTGATGGATTTGGTGGCGTAA
- a CDS encoding ATP-dependent nuclease: MKIESVHIENFRAFKDETIYFGNYCCLVGPNGAGKSTVLAALNVFFRQYKDSKTDLSKLSADDFHHKNVSDPIRITVTFIDLSDAAKEGLADYVRQDKLIVSAIAKYDANAERAEVKQFGNRLGMDDFRTYFEADKAGGKAGELKAIFAELKSKYPDLAGAGTKEAMATALQEYEASHPDQCSLIPSEDQFYGATRGTNRLAPHLQWVFVPAVKDITEESQESKTSGLGQLLSRTIRTKVDFSEKVSELRETLRTNYQSMLDAEQSVLDDLSKSLESKLQNWAHPAATAKVLWTQDPERSVKVDEPWAYIQLGERGFEGELARFGHGMQRSFMLTLLQELATSTDESAPTLILAIEEPELYQHPPQAKYLAEVLHDLAESENQVVVCSHSPLFVPGDDFEAIRVVREFGAPPCSKVQQLTYKDLAKSLKDVGQKLLQEKGMLAKLYPTLNPTINEMFFCKVLVLVEGIEDVAHISSYLTFLDLMTPFRRFGCHIVPVGGKSEIIKPLAMAKKLGIPAFVVIDSDTNTEKQCHIDQHKKENASISALMGYSSHSNWPDDHVWESDFVMWKTNLTELVVSELGDNWAHHKDEAAAHYGQPGGLTKNPLAVSRALKGAWDAGERSPSLVKLVENIIKFSEGTIGQSN; this comes from the coding sequence ATGAAAATTGAATCAGTTCATATCGAGAATTTTCGGGCCTTCAAAGATGAAACCATCTACTTCGGCAACTACTGTTGCCTGGTAGGGCCCAATGGTGCCGGTAAATCAACAGTGTTGGCTGCTTTAAACGTATTTTTTCGGCAGTACAAGGATTCGAAGACGGACCTTAGCAAGCTATCCGCGGATGATTTTCATCACAAGAACGTGAGCGATCCAATTCGGATCACGGTCACATTTATAGACCTTTCTGATGCTGCAAAAGAGGGTCTGGCCGACTACGTCAGACAGGACAAACTTATTGTTTCAGCCATTGCCAAATACGATGCAAATGCTGAGCGGGCCGAAGTTAAGCAGTTCGGGAACCGGCTCGGAATGGACGATTTCCGGACATATTTTGAGGCGGACAAGGCTGGGGGCAAGGCGGGTGAGTTGAAGGCCATCTTCGCCGAGCTCAAGTCAAAATATCCTGACCTGGCGGGTGCCGGTACAAAAGAAGCAATGGCAACGGCCCTTCAAGAATACGAAGCAAGCCATCCAGACCAGTGTTCGCTGATTCCGAGCGAGGACCAATTCTACGGTGCAACAAGGGGGACAAATCGCCTCGCTCCGCACTTACAGTGGGTGTTTGTCCCGGCGGTCAAGGACATAACAGAGGAAAGTCAGGAATCAAAGACCTCGGGACTTGGTCAACTCCTTTCCAGGACTATTCGGACTAAAGTCGACTTTTCCGAAAAAGTGTCGGAACTTCGCGAAACGCTTCGGACTAATTACCAAAGCATGCTCGATGCCGAACAGTCTGTTTTGGATGATCTCTCCAAGTCACTGGAGTCAAAGCTCCAGAACTGGGCCCATCCTGCTGCCACTGCCAAGGTTCTGTGGACCCAGGACCCTGAAAGGTCGGTCAAGGTTGACGAGCCTTGGGCATACATTCAGCTCGGTGAAAGGGGGTTTGAAGGTGAGCTGGCAAGGTTCGGCCATGGAATGCAACGATCCTTCATGCTGACGCTTCTCCAGGAGCTGGCGACGTCAACGGATGAATCTGCGCCCACTCTCATTCTTGCAATTGAGGAGCCTGAGCTCTATCAACACCCTCCGCAAGCGAAATATCTAGCTGAAGTGCTGCACGATCTGGCGGAGAGCGAAAACCAAGTAGTTGTTTGCTCGCACAGCCCATTGTTTGTTCCTGGCGACGACTTTGAAGCCATTCGTGTAGTGCGAGAATTTGGTGCCCCCCCTTGCTCAAAGGTCCAACAGCTCACTTATAAGGATTTAGCCAAATCACTTAAGGATGTTGGTCAAAAGCTGCTTCAGGAAAAGGGAATGCTTGCGAAGCTGTACCCGACTCTCAATCCCACCATAAACGAGATGTTCTTCTGCAAAGTATTGGTGCTGGTGGAAGGAATTGAAGACGTTGCGCACATCAGCTCATATCTCACATTTCTTGACTTGATGACCCCGTTCCGCCGATTCGGATGTCACATCGTGCCGGTCGGCGGCAAGAGCGAGATCATAAAGCCACTCGCCATGGCGAAAAAATTGGGGATTCCCGCTTTTGTAGTCATTGATTCTGACACCAACACCGAAAAGCAGTGCCACATTGACCAGCACAAGAAAGAAAACGCCTCAATTTCAGCCCTGATGGGTTACTCGTCACACAGCAATTGGCCTGATGATCATGTATGGGAGTCAGATTTTGTGATGTGGAAGACGAATCTAACCGAGCTCGTGGTGTCGGAGCTTGGGGACAATTGGGCTCATCATAAAGACGAAGCAGCCGCCCACTATGGACAGCCGGGAGGTCTAACGAAGAACCCCCTTGCGGTTTCGCGAGCGCTCAAGGGTGCCTGGGATGCGGGCGAACGATCGCCGTCGCTCGTGAAGTTGGTCGAAAACATCATAAAGTTCTCAGAGGGAACGATCGGCCAGTCAAACTGA
- a CDS encoding AAA family ATPase — MRLLEVEVEHWRGLTGKLGPFSTTLNLICGPNEAGKSRFFQAIRYALFESYKGTAQHKQSLQSWTSPESPTVRLIFENEGVTYQLSKRFLKGGYAELSGGGKTIKDADAEEKLMSLIGGREATGRGETSDDAMGIWPLLLVEQGKSRDAASSSLNSDSHARLQDLLAGEIGTAAISASGKKLLELAALERDRFFTPSGQEKTQLKQARTRCEKARLDLDTAEVNYKRQASTAAELADIRRQMTDLAPRLDLARNEAKVAKQKAEAARDARNDRDNKQASRDLAANRKENAENALSARIVLESEIEVAENVLVAARQRVNELLGREKQLVDDLVQKEQAVQLALEQREAARERYKAAQKAAQARQTNEQINALQETVKQLEENEAKVRQLREQRVNLVEVAEDNLTSLRTLEQECKVAKAQLDGAAMRIGITARQHVQVNGEPLETGGQREILVTGRERITLDGIADIEVRPQQGTLDDLRAAVDDAEHALKDTLESLGVTDVAAAVKAEQEWSRVTREIQALEREAGLISKQPLAALKEELERLRIKSAELGEVDDSIDLPSATDAHEAAQQALENAESERNAVDKLVTQHRTELATVKATVDHLANQQKDRLSKLDATPARADLESTHEEMKRALGLAQMAFDDAVQRFDALGGEQVDDDAKRLERAAAKLEQRQSETKSKLDELQGSLRMLVQAGSYEQVQDCEAELELATTELTRLERDARAAKRLYDVLAEKQQALVDRLTAPVTKRIQPYLADIFPGSSLQHGDKLDFTGLQSSNIEEGFEALSGGAQEQFSLMTRIGLAEVLAGDDRLPLILDDSLVNSDPERIKLVHRVLDRASNKLQIIVFTCHEVLFDALGADFHHRLPATRHPA; from the coding sequence ATGCGTCTGCTTGAAGTTGAAGTTGAACACTGGCGTGGCCTAACGGGGAAGCTGGGGCCGTTTTCCACAACGTTGAACCTGATTTGTGGCCCAAACGAGGCCGGGAAGAGCCGGTTTTTCCAGGCGATTCGATACGCCTTGTTTGAGTCGTATAAAGGCACCGCGCAGCACAAGCAGAGCCTGCAAAGCTGGACGAGTCCTGAATCGCCAACGGTGCGGCTGATCTTTGAAAATGAAGGCGTCACATACCAGTTGTCGAAACGCTTCCTGAAAGGGGGGTATGCGGAGCTTTCGGGTGGAGGCAAGACGATCAAGGATGCTGATGCCGAAGAAAAGCTGATGTCGCTGATTGGTGGTCGAGAAGCCACGGGCCGTGGTGAAACATCGGACGATGCCATGGGGATCTGGCCATTGTTACTGGTCGAACAAGGGAAATCTCGCGACGCAGCCAGCAGTTCTTTGAACAGCGATAGTCACGCTCGACTGCAGGATTTGTTGGCAGGAGAGATCGGCACCGCGGCGATATCTGCGTCGGGCAAAAAATTGCTCGAGTTGGCGGCGTTGGAACGGGATCGCTTTTTCACGCCGTCCGGGCAGGAAAAGACGCAGCTGAAGCAAGCACGAACACGGTGCGAAAAAGCACGGCTCGATCTCGATACAGCTGAGGTGAATTACAAGCGGCAAGCCAGTACAGCCGCTGAGCTCGCCGACATTCGCCGGCAGATGACCGACTTGGCTCCAAGGTTGGATTTGGCGCGTAATGAGGCCAAGGTCGCTAAGCAAAAAGCAGAGGCTGCGCGAGATGCGCGCAATGACCGCGACAACAAACAGGCGAGCAGGGACCTGGCAGCGAATCGTAAAGAGAACGCCGAGAATGCGTTGAGTGCCCGAATCGTCCTGGAATCTGAAATTGAAGTGGCTGAAAACGTCTTAGTAGCTGCCCGGCAGAGGGTGAACGAGCTTCTCGGGCGGGAGAAGCAACTGGTCGATGACCTGGTACAGAAAGAACAGGCGGTCCAACTGGCCCTTGAACAGCGTGAGGCTGCGAGGGAGCGATACAAGGCTGCCCAGAAAGCAGCGCAGGCACGTCAAACCAACGAGCAGATAAATGCGCTGCAGGAAACGGTAAAGCAACTGGAAGAAAACGAAGCCAAGGTTCGTCAGCTTCGCGAGCAACGGGTCAACCTTGTCGAGGTCGCCGAGGATAATCTGACTTCATTGCGAACCTTGGAGCAGGAATGCAAAGTGGCCAAGGCGCAGCTCGATGGTGCCGCGATGCGTATTGGCATCACCGCCCGGCAGCACGTCCAGGTCAATGGCGAACCTTTAGAAACCGGCGGTCAGCGCGAAATTCTTGTCACTGGCCGCGAGCGCATCACGCTGGACGGAATTGCTGACATCGAAGTTCGTCCGCAACAGGGGACCCTTGATGATCTGAGGGCCGCCGTCGATGACGCTGAGCACGCATTAAAAGATACGCTCGAATCGCTGGGTGTCACCGATGTCGCGGCAGCCGTAAAAGCGGAGCAGGAGTGGTCTCGAGTGACTCGGGAGATTCAGGCCCTGGAACGCGAAGCCGGGCTGATTTCCAAACAACCACTCGCGGCACTGAAGGAAGAGTTGGAAAGGTTGCGGATCAAGTCCGCCGAGTTGGGCGAAGTTGATGACAGTATCGATCTGCCATCAGCAACCGACGCCCACGAAGCCGCGCAGCAAGCACTAGAAAATGCGGAAAGCGAGCGGAATGCGGTCGATAAGCTTGTTACTCAGCATAGGACCGAACTCGCCACGGTGAAAGCCACAGTGGATCATTTGGCGAATCAGCAGAAGGACCGTCTCAGCAAACTCGATGCGACGCCTGCACGTGCAGACCTTGAATCCACTCACGAAGAGATGAAGCGGGCACTGGGACTGGCACAGATGGCTTTCGATGATGCCGTTCAGCGATTCGATGCCTTGGGTGGGGAGCAGGTCGACGATGACGCAAAGCGCCTGGAGCGCGCGGCCGCAAAGCTTGAACAGCGTCAATCAGAAACCAAGTCCAAGCTCGATGAGTTACAGGGGTCGCTGCGGATGCTGGTTCAGGCCGGGAGCTATGAACAGGTACAGGACTGCGAGGCCGAGCTGGAACTCGCAACAACCGAACTGACCAGGCTTGAACGTGATGCTCGCGCAGCCAAACGGCTTTACGACGTGCTTGCAGAGAAACAGCAGGCCCTTGTCGACCGCTTAACCGCCCCAGTTACCAAACGTATCCAGCCGTACTTGGCGGATATTTTTCCTGGATCGTCATTGCAGCACGGAGACAAGCTGGATTTCACGGGGCTTCAAAGCAGCAACATTGAAGAAGGGTTTGAAGCCCTATCCGGAGGAGCGCAGGAACAATTCTCCTTGATGACCCGTATAGGTCTGGCCGAAGTACTGGCCGGCGATGATCGACTTCCGCTGATTCTGGATGACAGCCTGGTGAACTCTGATCCCGAGAGGATCAAGCTCGTTCATCGAGTGTTGGATCGTGCATCGAACAAGCTCCAAATCATCGTGTTCACATGCCACGAAGTGCTGTTTGATGCTCTTGGGGCCGACTTCCACCACCGACTACCAGCAACAAGGCACCCCGCATGA
- a CDS encoding metallophosphoesterase family protein: MKFIHTADWQLGLKLRYLDPERAAQMRLLRFQTVEKIAELAKDREVDFVVVAGDVLDDNALGKDALQQTSDALKAFGDIPVFLLPGNHDAGTEDCALLRLDLPSNVRVLHKREPISVAGGTLIPCPLTRRHESEDPTSWLPERGDDDGVRVAVAHGGIINFDDSADSETPNLIDAQSVIAKGFDYLALGDWHGLLNMGPRIWYSGAHEATRFKEKKPGYALVVDIESSGDEPKVEPVLVGQTYWNSIGVSFSDDSQVAMLRDRLNATPSISKTLVQLSLDGALSMGAREELDEFLEDYGQRVVFLRTSADNLHAQPTDDDLASMSAEGFLASALEELRQNTDPADEDAVRLMYRLQRKASDASA, encoded by the coding sequence GTGAAATTCATACATACGGCTGACTGGCAACTTGGCTTGAAGCTTCGATACTTGGATCCTGAGCGCGCAGCACAAATGCGGTTGCTCAGATTTCAAACCGTCGAAAAAATTGCAGAGCTTGCGAAGGATCGCGAGGTCGACTTTGTTGTCGTTGCGGGGGATGTGCTGGATGACAACGCACTCGGCAAAGACGCTCTGCAGCAGACATCAGACGCCCTCAAGGCGTTTGGTGACATTCCTGTATTCCTGCTTCCTGGCAACCACGATGCTGGCACTGAAGATTGCGCTCTGCTTCGGTTGGATCTTCCGAGTAATGTGCGTGTTTTGCACAAACGTGAGCCAATCAGCGTTGCCGGTGGCACGCTCATTCCGTGCCCGCTGACTCGGCGGCACGAGTCGGAGGATCCGACATCATGGCTTCCAGAACGCGGCGATGACGATGGAGTCCGTGTCGCTGTCGCCCACGGCGGTATCATCAACTTCGACGACAGTGCGGATTCCGAAACCCCGAATCTGATTGACGCCCAATCGGTCATCGCCAAAGGCTTCGATTATTTAGCCTTGGGCGACTGGCACGGACTTCTGAACATGGGGCCTCGAATCTGGTATTCCGGTGCTCACGAGGCGACGCGCTTCAAGGAAAAGAAACCAGGTTACGCCTTGGTCGTAGACATTGAATCGTCTGGCGACGAACCCAAGGTGGAGCCTGTCCTCGTCGGCCAAACCTACTGGAATTCCATTGGGGTGAGTTTTTCCGATGACAGCCAGGTCGCGATGTTGCGCGACCGGCTTAATGCGACGCCATCAATTTCGAAAACCTTGGTCCAGCTTAGCTTGGACGGGGCCTTATCGATGGGGGCTCGTGAGGAGTTGGATGAATTCTTGGAGGACTACGGTCAGCGCGTGGTGTTTCTCCGAACGAGCGCCGACAACTTGCATGCCCAACCTACCGATGATGATCTCGCGAGTATGTCGGCCGAAGGCTTTCTAGCCAGCGCCCTGGAAGAACTCCGACAGAATACAGATCCAGCAGACGAAGATGCCGTGCGCTTGATGTATCGGCTGCAAAGGAAGGCGTCAGATGCGTCTGCTTGA